One genomic segment of Natrononativus amylolyticus includes these proteins:
- a CDS encoding alanyl-tRNA editing protein: MSGQRAAAEPYTTRFETEVTAVDGTRIWLETSYFYAESGGQPADRGTIGDVPVDDVQIVDGEHVHVLAEEPSFRAGHRVMCSIDWAFRMYCMRAHTASHILYGAGRRLLSDLGYGGFDIGEEKVRVDLETTTTIGDETLVELDELVNRAVWESRPVSWEELSAAEAREHESIAFNEATEEGAMSRGRVRVVTIGAADTSGRPDPRANGNGADAWDVAACGGTHVRNTREVGPVTVLDRSNPGEGLTRIELAVGPRAIERRTAEKRATLAGKDVLGAAVDAVPAELERLRDERESLAGRVRTLEGELVAQRLDAASPVDRDDGRWLLATVSGVEPDTVGEAARARCAESAADVVVVAGETGQPFAVVASAGSPAASAVVDELTAEFGGGGGGSETAAQAGGFDASPAEIVGFLE, encoded by the coding sequence ATGAGCGGACAACGGGCGGCAGCGGAGCCGTACACCACACGATTCGAAACCGAGGTGACGGCAGTCGACGGCACGCGGATCTGGCTCGAGACGAGTTACTTCTACGCCGAAAGCGGCGGGCAGCCGGCCGACCGCGGGACGATCGGTGACGTTCCCGTCGACGACGTCCAGATCGTCGACGGCGAACACGTCCACGTCCTCGCCGAGGAGCCGTCGTTCCGGGCGGGCCACCGGGTCATGTGCTCGATCGACTGGGCCTTCCGGATGTACTGTATGCGCGCGCACACGGCGAGTCACATCCTTTACGGCGCAGGTCGACGGCTCCTCTCGGACCTCGGCTACGGCGGGTTCGACATCGGCGAGGAGAAAGTCCGGGTCGACCTCGAGACGACGACGACGATCGGCGACGAGACGCTGGTCGAACTCGACGAACTGGTCAACCGGGCGGTCTGGGAGTCCCGTCCCGTCTCCTGGGAGGAGCTCTCAGCCGCCGAGGCCCGCGAGCACGAGTCGATCGCGTTCAACGAGGCGACCGAGGAGGGCGCGATGAGCCGGGGCCGAGTTCGGGTCGTCACGATCGGCGCGGCCGACACCAGCGGGCGCCCCGACCCGCGAGCCAACGGGAACGGGGCCGACGCCTGGGACGTCGCCGCCTGCGGCGGAACGCACGTCCGAAACACGCGCGAAGTCGGCCCCGTCACCGTCCTCGACCGGTCCAATCCGGGCGAGGGGCTGACGCGGATCGAACTCGCCGTGGGGCCGCGGGCGATCGAGCGTCGCACCGCCGAAAAGCGCGCGACGCTCGCCGGCAAGGACGTCCTCGGCGCCGCCGTCGACGCCGTCCCCGCCGAACTCGAGCGGCTCCGAGACGAGCGCGAATCGCTGGCCGGGCGCGTTCGAACGCTCGAGGGCGAACTCGTCGCGCAGCGACTCGACGCGGCGTCGCCGGTCGACCGCGACGATGGTCGGTGGCTCCTCGCTACGGTGTCGGGCGTCGAGCCGGACACCGTCGGCGAGGCCGCTCGAGCGCGGTGTGCGGAGTCGGCTGCGGACGTGGTCGTCGTCGCCGGTGAGACCGGACAGCCGTTCGCCGTCGTCGCCTCCGCGGGCTCGCCGGCGGCGTCTGCGGTCGTCGACGAACTCACCGCCGAGTTCGGCGGCGGGGGCGGCGGTTCCGAGACCGCGGCTCAGGCTGGCGGCTTCGACGCCTCGCCCGCGGAGATCGTCGGCTTCCTCGAGTGA
- a CDS encoding mandelate racemase/muconate lactonizing enzyme family protein, which produces MGIDYSQLHDPNAEYTMRDLSAETMGVTRARGGDRDVEITDIQTTMVDGNFPWTLVRVYTDTGIVGTGEAYWGAGAPELIERMKPFLQGENPLDIDRLTEHLVQKMSGEGSLAGITVTAISGIEIALHDLAGKILDVPAYQLLGGKYRDQMRVYCDCHTADEADPTACADEAERVVEELGYDALKFDLDVPSGHEKDRANRHLRDVEIDHKVSIVEAVTERVGHRADVAFDCHWTFSAGSAKRLARALEDYSVWWLEDPVPPENHDVQREVTQSTTTPITVGENVYRKHGQRQLLENQAVDIIAPDMPKVGGMRETKKIADLADMYYVPVAMHNVSSPIATVASAHVGVAIPNSLAVEYHSYQLGWWEDLVEEDVIEEGYIEIPEEPGIGVTLDMDAVAEHMVDGEELFDEA; this is translated from the coding sequence ATGGGCATCGACTACTCACAGCTCCACGACCCCAACGCCGAGTACACGATGCGGGACCTCTCGGCGGAAACCATGGGCGTCACGCGAGCGCGCGGCGGCGACCGCGACGTCGAGATCACCGATATTCAGACGACGATGGTCGACGGCAACTTCCCGTGGACGCTCGTGCGCGTCTACACCGATACGGGGATCGTCGGCACCGGCGAGGCCTACTGGGGCGCCGGCGCGCCCGAGTTGATCGAGCGGATGAAGCCGTTTCTGCAGGGGGAGAACCCGCTGGATATCGACCGGCTCACCGAACATCTCGTCCAGAAGATGTCCGGCGAGGGCTCGCTCGCGGGCATCACGGTGACCGCGATCTCGGGCATCGAAATCGCGCTGCACGACCTCGCGGGGAAGATCCTCGACGTTCCCGCCTACCAGCTTCTCGGTGGGAAGTACCGCGATCAGATGCGCGTCTACTGCGACTGTCACACCGCCGACGAGGCCGACCCGACGGCCTGTGCCGACGAGGCCGAACGCGTCGTCGAAGAACTCGGCTACGACGCGCTGAAGTTCGACCTCGACGTTCCCTCGGGCCACGAGAAAGATCGCGCGAACCGCCACCTGCGCGACGTCGAAATCGACCACAAAGTGAGCATCGTCGAGGCGGTCACCGAGCGCGTCGGCCACCGCGCCGACGTAGCTTTCGACTGTCACTGGACGTTTTCGGCGGGGAGCGCCAAACGCCTCGCGAGGGCGCTCGAGGACTACTCGGTCTGGTGGCTCGAGGACCCCGTGCCTCCGGAGAACCACGACGTCCAGCGGGAGGTCACCCAGTCGACGACGACCCCAATCACGGTGGGCGAGAACGTCTACCGCAAGCACGGCCAGCGCCAGCTGCTCGAGAACCAGGCGGTCGACATCATCGCGCCGGACATGCCGAAGGTCGGTGGGATGCGCGAGACGAAGAAGATCGCGGACCTCGCGGACATGTACTACGTGCCGGTCGCGATGCACAACGTCTCCTCGCCGATCGCGACGGTCGCGAGCGCCCACGTCGGCGTGGCGATCCCGAACTCGCTGGCCGTCGAGTACCACAGCTACCAGCTCGGCTGGTGGGAAGACCTGGTCGAGGAAGACGTCATCGAGGAGGGCTACATCGAGATCCCCGAGGAGCCGGGCATCGGCGTCACGCTCGACATGGACGCCGTCGCCGAGCACATGGTCGACGGCGAGGAGTTGTTCGACGAGGCGTAG
- a CDS encoding protein translocase SEC61 complex subunit gamma, which translates to MDVPYDLTSYVRVLKMATTPTKQEFLQVSKIAGAGILFIGFIGFVIGVVMLLLTGTGGV; encoded by the coding sequence ATGGACGTTCCGTACGACCTCACCTCGTACGTTCGAGTGTTGAAGATGGCGACGACACCGACGAAACAGGAGTTCCTCCAGGTCTCGAAGATCGCCGGCGCCGGAATCCTCTTCATCGGATTCATCGGCTTCGTGATCGGCGTGGTCATGCTCCTGTTGACGGGTACAGGTGGCGTCTGA
- a CDS encoding helix-turn-helix domain-containing protein, translating into MAKYSTGSSSGGGGTTCELCGAESDSLRLATVAGAELEVCSSCAPHDDTRKTKSNRSRGESQGSGRDETSRKKRAAQNVAKANPVWDGDSEHWEREGTNYDEDPLPYLVSGYGEVLTEARQEAGLQREELATELGARESDLLAVEQGRATQAGVGGGLITALEERLGIELAE; encoded by the coding sequence ATGGCTAAGTACTCGACGGGGTCGTCGTCGGGTGGCGGCGGAACGACCTGCGAGCTCTGTGGCGCCGAGAGCGACTCGCTCCGACTGGCGACCGTCGCCGGCGCCGAACTCGAGGTCTGTTCGAGCTGTGCCCCACACGACGACACGCGGAAGACGAAATCGAACCGCTCGCGCGGAGAGTCCCAGGGAAGTGGCCGGGACGAGACGAGCCGGAAGAAACGCGCGGCCCAGAACGTCGCGAAGGCGAACCCCGTGTGGGACGGCGACTCGGAGCACTGGGAGCGCGAGGGGACGAACTACGACGAGGACCCGCTTCCGTACCTCGTTTCGGGCTACGGCGAGGTGCTGACAGAGGCGCGCCAGGAGGCGGGTCTCCAGCGCGAGGAGCTCGCGACGGAACTCGGCGCTCGAGAGTCGGACCTGCTCGCGGTCGAGCAGGGCCGTGCGACCCAGGCCGGCGTCGGCGGCGGCCTGATTACGGCTCTCGAGGAGCGCCTCGGGATCGAACTCGCGGAGTAG